The proteins below come from a single Drosophila kikkawai strain 14028-0561.14 chromosome 3R, DkikHiC1v2, whole genome shotgun sequence genomic window:
- the ATP8B gene encoding phospholipid-transporting ATPase ID isoform X6, with translation MGTKTQPQLAKENERRIRANDKEFNAQFKYHNNYIKTSKYSLFTFLPFNLLEQFQRLANFYFLCLLVLQLIPAISSLTPVTTAIPLIGVLTLTAVKDAYDDIQRHLSDSQVNNRKSKTLRNGKLVDAKWSEVQVGDVIRLDNNQFVAADILLLSTSEPNGLCFIETAELDGETNLKAKQCLTETIELGDRHDLLWNFNGEILCERPNNLLNKFDGTLIWRSQRFALDNEKILLRGCVLRNTQWCYGVVVFAGVDTKLMQNSGKTQFKSTGVDRLLNFIIIGIVLFLVSICAFFAIGCAIWEGLIGQHFQRYLPWEHIIPKDYIPTGATVIGLLVFFSYAIVLNTVVPISLYVSVEVIRFVQSFLINWDEEMYYATTNTYAKARTTTLNEELGQIQYIFSDKTGTLTQNIMTFNKCSINGRTYGDVIDLRTGELIEITEQQTIFQNSNNTSNNVPRAAGGAAAAPPAAPPPIILVHKAEVHAKKSSVVVTSDGDTQVASNPIASPTLDPSERRQGRKHVRYSAPSRSQEDDPGGLSPRLSAGTAGGSGESLSPPNGSESRRSSSSGGLGGCFKRSGQMQRQLSRTSSCDKVKILHDSEQTEPNTTHNQPQHHRKRLMKIRFRKSPSTVTLSVPFGQLEHHQHEGEPSSTLHPNDSSTQHHHHNATTFATNWSSSPQRVHAIQSVDFSANPHHESDFRWYDRTLLDAVRSDEEHSHVFFRLLALCHTVMAETVDGRLEYQAQSPDEAALVSAARNFGFVFRTRTPNSITIEVMGRMEDYELLNILDFNNVRKRMSVILRRGDSVVLYCKGADNVIYDRLHGGQEDLKARTQDHLNKFAGEGLRTLVLAERRLTEQYYNDWRSRHQEAALSMDSREQKLNAMYEEIESDMQLVGVTAIEDKLQDGVPKSIANLQNAGIKIWVLTGDKQETAINIGYSCQLLTDELADVFIVDGNSVEEVEKQLRQFKESIKIYNRFRPGGIEGFDRMNSDMSMDPLSVTMTQTSAFMQESNLPPTPPPPPAISVVTFSAECNNLFGDEKKSEDGGAASIVVDENTGFALVVNGHSLVHCLSPELETKFLDIASQCKAVICCRVTPLQKALVVELIKRAKNAVTLAIGDGANDVSMIKAAHIGVGISGQEGLQAVLSSDYAIAQFRYLERLLLVHGRWSYYRMCKFLRYFFYKNFAFTLCHCWYSLFCGFSAQTVFDPMFISVYNLFYTSLPVLALGVFEQDVSDKNSVEFPRLYTPGLKSELFNIREFIYSVLHGAFTSLILFLIPYGVYRDGVSHDGYVLSDHMTLGAVVATILIVDNTAQISLYTSYWTVVNHVTIWGSLIWYFVLDYFYNYVIGGPYVGSLTQAMKDLSFWATMLITVMVLVAPVLAYKFYLLDVHPSLSDKIRQKSLKKIHSRASSSVRRTASSRRGRRSVRSGYAFAHQEGFGRLITSGKIMHKLPQDFAFPLGLGTKKTQALHNNLNSADGPASKTNNVSGQHMANNNNTNLRHNQNQNHSSMADITGDGGSAGDGGRGSVGTDDLSPRAPCQDLDTINL, from the exons ATGGGCACAAAAACACAACCACAATTGGCCAAAG AAAACGAACGCAGAATCCGCGCCAATGACAAAGAATTTAATGCGCAGTTCAAATATCAC AATAATTACATCAAGACCTCAAAGTATTCGCTATTCACATTTTTACCCTTCAATCTTCTGGAGCAGTTCCAACGACTGGCCAACTTTTATTTCCTGTGCCTTTTGGTCCTGCAGTTAATACCCGCTATCTCCTCCCTTACGCCCGTGACCACAGCCATTCCCCTGATAGGTGTGCTCACGCTTACTGCGGTCAAGGATGCCTACGATGATATT CAACGCCATCTGTCCGACTCGCAGGTTAACAATCGCAAGTCAAAGACGCTGCGCAATGGAAAGCTGGTGGACGCCAAGTGGTCGGAGGTTCAGGTGGGCGACGTCATCCGTCTGGACAACAATCAGTTCGTGGCCGCCGACATCCTGCTGTTGTCCACCTCGGAGCCCAATGGCCTGTGTTTCATTGAGACGGCAGAACTGGATGGCGAGACGAATCTCAAGGCGAAGCAGTGCCTAACGGAGACCATCGAGCTGGGCGACCGTCACGATCTCCTCTGGAACTTTAACGGCGAGATCCTCTGCGAGAGACCCAACAATCTGCTGAACAAGTTCGACGGCACCTTGATATGGCGGAGTCAGAGGTTCGCTCTGGACAACGAGAAAATCCTGCTGAGGGGCTGTGTCCTAAGGAACACACAGTGGTGCTATGGCGTGGTCGTCTTTGCCGGAGTAGACACCAAGTTGATGCAGAATTCCGGAAAGACCCAGTTCAAGAGCACTGGCGTAGATCGTCTGCTCAACTTTATAATCATTGGG ATTGTCCTGTTCCTAGTGTCCATATGTGCTTTCTTCGCTATTGGATGTGCCATCTGGGAGGGCCTGATTGGCCAGCACTTTCAGCGGTATCTACCATGGGAGCACATCATACCCAAGGATTATATACCTACGGGGGCGACGGTCATCGGATTGCTGGTTTTCTTCTCGTATGCCATAGTCTTAAACACAGTTGTGCCAATCTCTCTCTACGTTTCAGTAGAG GTCATACGCTTCGTACAGTCATTCCTCATCAACTGGGATGAGGAGATGTACTATGCCACCACCAATACCTATGCCAAAGCCCGCACCACCACGCTCAACGAGGAGCTGGGCCAAATCCAGTACATCTTCTCGGACAAGACGGGCACCCTCACCCAAAACATCATGACGTTTAACAAGTGCAGCATCAACGGTCGCACCTACGGCGATGTGATTGACCTCCGGACCGGCGAGCTCATCGAGATAACCGAG CAGCAAACAATTTTCCAAAATagcaacaacaccagcaacaacgTTCCCAGAGCGGCAGGTGGAGCTGCGGCAGCGCCACCTGCAGCCCCACCCCCCATCATCCTAGTGCACAAGGCCGAGGTCCATGCCAAGAAGAGTTCCGTGGTGGTTACCTCCGACGGGGACACGCAAGTGGCCAGCAATCCCATCGCGTCTCCTACGCTGGACCCTTCCGAGCGGCGTCAGGGACGCAAGCATGTGCGATACTCGGCGCCCAGTAGAAGCCAGGAGGATGACCCGGGAGGGCTGTCGCCCAGGCTTTCGGCAGGTACAGCCGGAGGCTCTGGCGAAAGCCTAAGTCCACCCAACGGAAGCGAGAGccggagaagcagcagcagcgggggATTGGGTGGCTGCTTCAAGCGGAGCGGTCAGATGCAGCGCCAATTGTCCCGCACAAGCAGCTGCGACAAAGTAAAGATCTTGCATGACTCCGAACAGACAGAACCAAACACCACGCACAACCAACCACAGCACCATCGCAAGCGGCTGATGAAGATCCGGTTCAGAAAATCCCCATCAACAGTCACGCTGAGTGTCCCCTTCGGTCAGCTTGAGCACCATCAACACGAGGGGGAGCCATCGTCCACACTGCACCCAAACGACTCGAGCacccagcaccaccaccacaatgCCACCACATTCGCCACCAATTGGAGTTCGTCGCCTCAGAGAGTGCAC GCCATTCAAAGCGTCGATTTTTCGGCCAATCCGCACCATGAGAGCGACTTCCGATGGTATGATCGCACGCTGCTGGACGCAGTCCGTTCCGACGAGGAGCACTCCCACGTGTTTTTCCGCCTGCTTGCCCTGTGCCACACGGTCATGGCCGAGACGGTGGACGGTCGGCTGGAGTACCAGGCCCAGAGCCCAGACGAGGCTGCCCTCGTCTCGGCGGCCCGAAACTTTGGCTTTGTCTTTCGCACACGAACACCGAATAGTATTACCATCGAGGTGATGGGTCGGATGGAG GATTACGAACTCCTGAACATCCTTGACTTCAACAACGTCCGCAAGCGGATGTCTGTGATCCTCCGGCGCGGTGACTCCGTGGTGCTCTACTGCAAAGGAGCAGATAATGTGATATATGATCGCCTGCATGGCGGACAGGAAGACCTGAAGGCTCGTACCCAGGATCACCTCAAT AAATTTGCTGGCGAGGGCCTGCGCACTTTAGTCCTGGCCGAACGTCGCCTGACCGAGCAATACTACAACGACTGGCGGAGTCGGCATCAGGAGGCCGCTCTCTCCATGGACTCGCGGGAGCAGAAACTGAACGCCATGTATGAGGAGATCGAGAGCGATATGCAACTGGTGGGCGTAACTGCCATCGAGGACAAGCTTCAGGATGGCGTGCCCAAGTCCATAGCGAATCTACAGAATGCAGGCATTAAGATTTGGGTCCTGACTGGTGACAAGCAGG AAACGGCCATAAACATTGGCTATTCCTGCCAACTGCTCACTGATGAGCTGGCAGATGTCTTCATAGTGGATGGCAACTCCGTGGAGGAGGTGGAAAAGCAGCTGAGACAGTTCAAGGAGtccataaaaatatacaatcgATTTCGACCAGGCG GAATCGAGGGCTTTGACCGTATGAATAGCGACATGAGCATGGATCCGCTGAGCGTGACCATGACGCAAACTTCGGCCTTCATGCAGGAGTCGAACCTGCCGCCCACGCCGCCTCCACCGCCTGCCATTTCGGTGGTTACGTTTAG TGCTGAATGCAATAATTTGTTTGGCGATGAGAAGAAAAGCGAGGACGGAGGAGCCGCCTCTATTGTAGTGGACGAGAACACCGGCTTTGCCCTGGTGGTCAACGGTCACTCTTTGGTGCACTGCCTGTCCCCAGAGTTGGAGACCAA GTTTCTGGACATCGCCTCCCAGTGCAAGGCGGTGATATGCTGCCGGGTAACGCCACTGCAAAAGGCGCTGGTCGTCGAGCTAATTAAGCGTGCCAAAAACGCCGTCACTCTGGCCATTGGCGATGGCGCCAATGATGTTTCTATGATTAAGG CTGCCCATATTGGTGTTGGCATTTCCGGCCAGGAGGGCCTGCAGGCTGTCCTGTCCAGTGACTATGCCATTGCCCAGTTCCGCTACCTCGAGCGATTGCTGCTGGTCCATGGTCGCTGGTCCTACTATAGAATGTGCAAGTTTCTACGCTACTTTTTCTACAAGAACTTTGCATTTACCCTGTGCCATTGCTGGTATTCGCTCTTCTGCGGCTTTAGTGCTCAG ACGGTGTTCGATCCCATGTTCATATCGGTGTACAATCTGTTTTACACATCACTGCCGGTCCTGGCGCTGGGCGTCTTCGAGCAGGATGTGTCGGACAAGAATAGCGTGGAGTTCCCACGCCTCTATACGCCGGGGCTGAAGAGTGAGCTGTTCAATATACGGGAGTTCATCTACAGCGTACTGCACGGCGCCTTTACCTCGCTCATCCTGTTCCTTATACCCTACGGGGTCTACAGGGACGGCGTCTCGCATGATGGCTATGTACTGAGTGATCACATGACCCTGGGGGCCGTGGTGGCCACCATCCTCATAGTGGACAACACAGCACAG ATATCTCTTTACACCTCATACTGGACCGTTGTCAACCATGTGACCATTTGGGGCAGTTTGATTTGGTATTTCGTGCTGGACTATTTCTACAACTACGTCATTGGAGGACCCTATGTAGGGTCCTTAACTCAGGCCATGAAGGATCTGAGTTTCTGGGCTACCATGCTGATCACAGTGATGGTTTTAGTAGCCCCTGTCTTGGCCTACAAGTTCTATTTGCTGGATGTGCATCCTAGTCTATCGGACAAG ATTCGTCAAAAATCATTGAAGAAAATTCATTCAAGGGCTTCTAGCAGTGTCCGGCGTACGGCTTCATCTCGTCGCGGACGTCGCTCTGTGCGTTCGGGCTACGCTTTTGCCCATCAG gaGGGCTTTGGCAGGCTGATCACCTCGGGCAAGATCATGCACAAGCTGCCGCAGGACTTTGCTTTCCCATTGGGCCTGGGCACAAAGAAGACGCAGGCGCTACACAACAACCTGAACTCGGCCGATGGCCCAGCCTCGAAGACCAACAACGTATCCGGCCAGCACATggctaacaacaacaacacgaaTCTGCGACACAATCAGAACCAGAACCACTCGTCCATGGCGGACATCACTGGTGATGGGGGCAGTGCCGGAGATGGTGGAAGGGGCAGTGTTGGCACGGATGACCTGAGTCCTCGGGCTCCCTGCCAGGACCTGGACACGATCAATCTCTAA
- the ATP8B gene encoding phospholipid-transporting ATPase ID isoform X1, protein MIGGRRCSEAARRLRQRPDTLELAVLDGQSPVETERQEDDDRIPSGGPIIKDEAETVSPVAPAAGTASRRTRWFQFARSSKNRRKRLHCEEEEEEQDLEEQGRRTSDKESHRRACLAQPEGMNIGSSTQTIATPLMMGDSFYSLAQGAPNPSVSRSDDQEHYKQRDSSVASETKSTRSLRRLSQIRRRRSSYYFSENERRIRANDKEFNAQFKYHNNYIKTSKYSLFTFLPFNLLEQFQRLANFYFLCLLVLQLIPAISSLTPVTTAIPLIGVLTLTAVKDAYDDIQRHLSDSQVNNRKSKTLRNGKLVDAKWSEVQVGDVIRLDNNQFVAADILLLSTSEPNGLCFIETAELDGETNLKAKQCLTETIELGDRHDLLWNFNGEILCERPNNLLNKFDGTLIWRSQRFALDNEKILLRGCVLRNTQWCYGVVVFAGVDTKLMQNSGKTQFKSTGVDRLLNFIIIGIVLFLVSICAFFAIGCAIWEGLIGQHFQRYLPWEHIIPKDYIPTGATVIGLLVFFSYAIVLNTVVPISLYVSVEVIRFVQSFLINWDEEMYYATTNTYAKARTTTLNEELGQIQYIFSDKTGTLTQNIMTFNKCSINGRTYGDVIDLRTGELIEITEQQTIFQNSNNTSNNVPRAAGGAAAAPPAAPPPIILVHKAEVHAKKSSVVVTSDGDTQVASNPIASPTLDPSERRQGRKHVRYSAPSRSQEDDPGGLSPRLSAGTAGGSGESLSPPNGSESRRSSSSGGLGGCFKRSGQMQRQLSRTSSCDKVKILHDSEQTEPNTTHNQPQHHRKRLMKIRFRKSPSTVTLSVPFGQLEHHQHEGEPSSTLHPNDSSTQHHHHNATTFATNWSSSPQRVHAIQSVDFSANPHHESDFRWYDRTLLDAVRSDEEHSHVFFRLLALCHTVMAETVDGRLEYQAQSPDEAALVSAARNFGFVFRTRTPNSITIEVMGRMEDYELLNILDFNNVRKRMSVILRRGDSVVLYCKGADNVIYDRLHGGQEDLKARTQDHLNKFAGEGLRTLVLAERRLTEQYYNDWRSRHQEAALSMDSREQKLNAMYEEIESDMQLVGVTAIEDKLQDGVPKSIANLQNAGIKIWVLTGDKQETAINIGYSCQLLTDELADVFIVDGNSVEEVEKQLRQFKESIKIYNRFRPGGIEGFDRMNSDMSMDPLSVTMTQTSAFMQESNLPPTPPPPPAISVVTFRWDDKIKDNKGGPDSAECNNLFGDEKKSEDGGAASIVVDENTGFALVVNGHSLVHCLSPELETKFLDIASQCKAVICCRVTPLQKALVVELIKRAKNAVTLAIGDGANDVSMIKAAHIGVGISGQEGLQAVLSSDYAIAQFRYLERLLLVHGRWSYYRMCKFLRYFFYKNFAFTLCHCWYSLFCGFSAQTVFDPMFISVYNLFYTSLPVLALGVFEQDVSDKNSVEFPRLYTPGLKSELFNIREFIYSVLHGAFTSLILFLIPYGVYRDGVSHDGYVLSDHMTLGAVVATILIVDNTAQISLYTSYWTVVNHVTIWGSLIWYFVLDYFYNYVIGGPYVGSLTQAMKDLSFWATMLITVMVLVAPVLAYKFYLLDVHPSLSDKIRQKSLKKIHSRASSSVRRTASSRRGRRSVRSGYAFAHQEGFGRLITSGKIMHKLPQDFAFPLGLGTKKTQALHNNLNSADGPASKTNNVSGQHMANNNNTNLRHNQNQNHSSMADITGDGGSAGDGGRGSVGTDDLSPRAPCQDLDTINL, encoded by the exons ATGATTGGGGGCAGGAGATGCAGCGAGGCCGCCCGTCGGCTACGCCAGCGTCCCGACACCCTGGAACTGGCCGTGCTGGATGGCCAGTCTCCCGTGGAGACAGAGCGACAGGAGGATGATGATCGAATCCCATCAGGGGGACCGATTATAAAAGATGAGGCCGAAACAGTGTCTCCAGTAGCTCCAGCCGCCGGGACGGCCAGCAGAAGGACCCGGTGGTTCCAGTTTGCCAGGTCCTCGAAGAATCGAAGGAAACGTCTGCACTGtgaggaagaggaggaagaGCAGGACCTGGAAGAGCAAGGGCGAAGGACCTCCGACAAAGAAAGCCATCGGAGGGCATGCCTCGCTCAACCGGAAGGCATGAACATTGGCAGCTCCACGCAGACCATCGCCACGCCCCTGATGATGGGCGACAGCTTCTATAGCCTGGCCCAGGGAGCACCTAATCCATCAGTTAGTAGATCCGATGACCAGGAGCATTACAAGCAAAGGGATTCCTCGGTGGCCTCGGAAACGAAGTCGACACGCAGTCTGCGTCGGCTTTCCCAGATTAGAAGACGCCGCAGCTCGTACTACTTTTCGG AAAACGAACGCAGAATCCGCGCCAATGACAAAGAATTTAATGCGCAGTTCAAATATCAC AATAATTACATCAAGACCTCAAAGTATTCGCTATTCACATTTTTACCCTTCAATCTTCTGGAGCAGTTCCAACGACTGGCCAACTTTTATTTCCTGTGCCTTTTGGTCCTGCAGTTAATACCCGCTATCTCCTCCCTTACGCCCGTGACCACAGCCATTCCCCTGATAGGTGTGCTCACGCTTACTGCGGTCAAGGATGCCTACGATGATATT CAACGCCATCTGTCCGACTCGCAGGTTAACAATCGCAAGTCAAAGACGCTGCGCAATGGAAAGCTGGTGGACGCCAAGTGGTCGGAGGTTCAGGTGGGCGACGTCATCCGTCTGGACAACAATCAGTTCGTGGCCGCCGACATCCTGCTGTTGTCCACCTCGGAGCCCAATGGCCTGTGTTTCATTGAGACGGCAGAACTGGATGGCGAGACGAATCTCAAGGCGAAGCAGTGCCTAACGGAGACCATCGAGCTGGGCGACCGTCACGATCTCCTCTGGAACTTTAACGGCGAGATCCTCTGCGAGAGACCCAACAATCTGCTGAACAAGTTCGACGGCACCTTGATATGGCGGAGTCAGAGGTTCGCTCTGGACAACGAGAAAATCCTGCTGAGGGGCTGTGTCCTAAGGAACACACAGTGGTGCTATGGCGTGGTCGTCTTTGCCGGAGTAGACACCAAGTTGATGCAGAATTCCGGAAAGACCCAGTTCAAGAGCACTGGCGTAGATCGTCTGCTCAACTTTATAATCATTGGG ATTGTCCTGTTCCTAGTGTCCATATGTGCTTTCTTCGCTATTGGATGTGCCATCTGGGAGGGCCTGATTGGCCAGCACTTTCAGCGGTATCTACCATGGGAGCACATCATACCCAAGGATTATATACCTACGGGGGCGACGGTCATCGGATTGCTGGTTTTCTTCTCGTATGCCATAGTCTTAAACACAGTTGTGCCAATCTCTCTCTACGTTTCAGTAGAG GTCATACGCTTCGTACAGTCATTCCTCATCAACTGGGATGAGGAGATGTACTATGCCACCACCAATACCTATGCCAAAGCCCGCACCACCACGCTCAACGAGGAGCTGGGCCAAATCCAGTACATCTTCTCGGACAAGACGGGCACCCTCACCCAAAACATCATGACGTTTAACAAGTGCAGCATCAACGGTCGCACCTACGGCGATGTGATTGACCTCCGGACCGGCGAGCTCATCGAGATAACCGAG CAGCAAACAATTTTCCAAAATagcaacaacaccagcaacaacgTTCCCAGAGCGGCAGGTGGAGCTGCGGCAGCGCCACCTGCAGCCCCACCCCCCATCATCCTAGTGCACAAGGCCGAGGTCCATGCCAAGAAGAGTTCCGTGGTGGTTACCTCCGACGGGGACACGCAAGTGGCCAGCAATCCCATCGCGTCTCCTACGCTGGACCCTTCCGAGCGGCGTCAGGGACGCAAGCATGTGCGATACTCGGCGCCCAGTAGAAGCCAGGAGGATGACCCGGGAGGGCTGTCGCCCAGGCTTTCGGCAGGTACAGCCGGAGGCTCTGGCGAAAGCCTAAGTCCACCCAACGGAAGCGAGAGccggagaagcagcagcagcgggggATTGGGTGGCTGCTTCAAGCGGAGCGGTCAGATGCAGCGCCAATTGTCCCGCACAAGCAGCTGCGACAAAGTAAAGATCTTGCATGACTCCGAACAGACAGAACCAAACACCACGCACAACCAACCACAGCACCATCGCAAGCGGCTGATGAAGATCCGGTTCAGAAAATCCCCATCAACAGTCACGCTGAGTGTCCCCTTCGGTCAGCTTGAGCACCATCAACACGAGGGGGAGCCATCGTCCACACTGCACCCAAACGACTCGAGCacccagcaccaccaccacaatgCCACCACATTCGCCACCAATTGGAGTTCGTCGCCTCAGAGAGTGCAC GCCATTCAAAGCGTCGATTTTTCGGCCAATCCGCACCATGAGAGCGACTTCCGATGGTATGATCGCACGCTGCTGGACGCAGTCCGTTCCGACGAGGAGCACTCCCACGTGTTTTTCCGCCTGCTTGCCCTGTGCCACACGGTCATGGCCGAGACGGTGGACGGTCGGCTGGAGTACCAGGCCCAGAGCCCAGACGAGGCTGCCCTCGTCTCGGCGGCCCGAAACTTTGGCTTTGTCTTTCGCACACGAACACCGAATAGTATTACCATCGAGGTGATGGGTCGGATGGAG GATTACGAACTCCTGAACATCCTTGACTTCAACAACGTCCGCAAGCGGATGTCTGTGATCCTCCGGCGCGGTGACTCCGTGGTGCTCTACTGCAAAGGAGCAGATAATGTGATATATGATCGCCTGCATGGCGGACAGGAAGACCTGAAGGCTCGTACCCAGGATCACCTCAAT AAATTTGCTGGCGAGGGCCTGCGCACTTTAGTCCTGGCCGAACGTCGCCTGACCGAGCAATACTACAACGACTGGCGGAGTCGGCATCAGGAGGCCGCTCTCTCCATGGACTCGCGGGAGCAGAAACTGAACGCCATGTATGAGGAGATCGAGAGCGATATGCAACTGGTGGGCGTAACTGCCATCGAGGACAAGCTTCAGGATGGCGTGCCCAAGTCCATAGCGAATCTACAGAATGCAGGCATTAAGATTTGGGTCCTGACTGGTGACAAGCAGG AAACGGCCATAAACATTGGCTATTCCTGCCAACTGCTCACTGATGAGCTGGCAGATGTCTTCATAGTGGATGGCAACTCCGTGGAGGAGGTGGAAAAGCAGCTGAGACAGTTCAAGGAGtccataaaaatatacaatcgATTTCGACCAGGCG GAATCGAGGGCTTTGACCGTATGAATAGCGACATGAGCATGGATCCGCTGAGCGTGACCATGACGCAAACTTCGGCCTTCATGCAGGAGTCGAACCTGCCGCCCACGCCGCCTCCACCGCCTGCCATTTCGGTGGTTACGTTTAGGTGGGATGACAAAATTAAGGATAATAAGGGCGGACCGGACAG TGCTGAATGCAATAATTTGTTTGGCGATGAGAAGAAAAGCGAGGACGGAGGAGCCGCCTCTATTGTAGTGGACGAGAACACCGGCTTTGCCCTGGTGGTCAACGGTCACTCTTTGGTGCACTGCCTGTCCCCAGAGTTGGAGACCAA GTTTCTGGACATCGCCTCCCAGTGCAAGGCGGTGATATGCTGCCGGGTAACGCCACTGCAAAAGGCGCTGGTCGTCGAGCTAATTAAGCGTGCCAAAAACGCCGTCACTCTGGCCATTGGCGATGGCGCCAATGATGTTTCTATGATTAAGG CTGCCCATATTGGTGTTGGCATTTCCGGCCAGGAGGGCCTGCAGGCTGTCCTGTCCAGTGACTATGCCATTGCCCAGTTCCGCTACCTCGAGCGATTGCTGCTGGTCCATGGTCGCTGGTCCTACTATAGAATGTGCAAGTTTCTACGCTACTTTTTCTACAAGAACTTTGCATTTACCCTGTGCCATTGCTGGTATTCGCTCTTCTGCGGCTTTAGTGCTCAG ACGGTGTTCGATCCCATGTTCATATCGGTGTACAATCTGTTTTACACATCACTGCCGGTCCTGGCGCTGGGCGTCTTCGAGCAGGATGTGTCGGACAAGAATAGCGTGGAGTTCCCACGCCTCTATACGCCGGGGCTGAAGAGTGAGCTGTTCAATATACGGGAGTTCATCTACAGCGTACTGCACGGCGCCTTTACCTCGCTCATCCTGTTCCTTATACCCTACGGGGTCTACAGGGACGGCGTCTCGCATGATGGCTATGTACTGAGTGATCACATGACCCTGGGGGCCGTGGTGGCCACCATCCTCATAGTGGACAACACAGCACAG ATATCTCTTTACACCTCATACTGGACCGTTGTCAACCATGTGACCATTTGGGGCAGTTTGATTTGGTATTTCGTGCTGGACTATTTCTACAACTACGTCATTGGAGGACCCTATGTAGGGTCCTTAACTCAGGCCATGAAGGATCTGAGTTTCTGGGCTACCATGCTGATCACAGTGATGGTTTTAGTAGCCCCTGTCTTGGCCTACAAGTTCTATTTGCTGGATGTGCATCCTAGTCTATCGGACAAG ATTCGTCAAAAATCATTGAAGAAAATTCATTCAAGGGCTTCTAGCAGTGTCCGGCGTACGGCTTCATCTCGTCGCGGACGTCGCTCTGTGCGTTCGGGCTACGCTTTTGCCCATCAG gaGGGCTTTGGCAGGCTGATCACCTCGGGCAAGATCATGCACAAGCTGCCGCAGGACTTTGCTTTCCCATTGGGCCTGGGCACAAAGAAGACGCAGGCGCTACACAACAACCTGAACTCGGCCGATGGCCCAGCCTCGAAGACCAACAACGTATCCGGCCAGCACATggctaacaacaacaacacgaaTCTGCGACACAATCAGAACCAGAACCACTCGTCCATGGCGGACATCACTGGTGATGGGGGCAGTGCCGGAGATGGTGGAAGGGGCAGTGTTGGCACGGATGACCTGAGTCCTCGGGCTCCCTGCCAGGACCTGGACACGATCAATCTCTAA